A part of Lutra lutra chromosome 2, mLutLut1.2, whole genome shotgun sequence genomic DNA contains:
- the LOC125094405 gene encoding platelet factor 4-like, which yields MVTTEKSMVTCDKGKTSGQGLALPRSIPASPFSNPSFRTLGIKWAWRVLGATGLHKPQPRLPYTLGFCLYLLDMSVGARSCAPSPWLGPGLLLLGLLLLPAVVALPTVDLEGGEEDLRCVCMKTTSLVRPKHISSLEVIGVSGYCPTPQMIASLKDGRKICLDPNAPVYKKIIRKLLKS from the exons ATGGTGACCACAGAGAAGTCTATGGTAACATGTGACAAAGGCAAGACAT CTGGCCAGGGCCTAGCTCTTCCCAGAAGTatcccagcttccccattctCCAACCCAAGCTTCCGGACCCTGGGGATAAAATGGGCCTGGAGAGTCTTGGGAGCAACTGGCCTGCATAAGCCCCAGCCTCGACTGCCTTACACTCTCGGCTTCTGCTTGTACCTGCTGGACATGAGTGTTGGAGCACGTTCctgtgcccccagcccctggctgggCCCGGGGCTGCTGCTCCTGGGACTGCTGCTCCTGCCAGCTGTGGTCGCCCTCCCCACAG TGgacctggagggaggagaggaggaccTGCGCTGCGTGTGTATGAAGACCACCTCTCTAGTCCGCCCTAAGCACATCAGCAGCCTGGAGGTCATCGGTGTGTCAGGCTACTGTCCCACCCCCCAGATGAT AGCTTCGCTGAAGGATGGGAGGAAAATATGCCTGGACCCGAATGCTCCTGtgtataagaaaataattaggaaGCTTTTGAAGAGCTAG